The following coding sequences are from one Rubinisphaera margarita window:
- a CDS encoding ATP-binding response regulator gives MDAMTKDRVLRYSVAVFSTVIATLLRIELDPWIGDRVPFGTYLLSVLLTAWMAGTGPAVFSLFLGIVAAATYIMPPRQGIEVTDPGDMLALGIYATVGAATISLFYSVTRQNRLRCRHVEQIEILSAELQIADRRKDEFLALLAHELRNPLAPIRNGLVMLQQGEMAEKERKTVLKTISRQLSQLVHIVDDLLDVSRFVHGKIRLELKHIDLRELVEFALAQAKPSMEERHHSVQVLLPTAKVIVEGDSNRLVQIITNLLTNAAKYTPREGRIQVILEKGKDEAVLKVVDNGIGISTEMQEHVFQLFTRSDVAAQRDQGGLGLGLPIARQFALMHGGRLNVFSKGTDQGSRFEFGIPLVHIPEGNCNRIEPDSAISSLFPKLPKQDPSESEMDQHKVLIVDDNVDAAETMASLLSFYNFTAETCHDGFEALRIAKSLRPDVILLDIGMPGMDGYELARRLRLEYVDQPLTLIAVTGWGDAQDLRKSEEAGIDHHLVKPVDPDRLTELMRLAPVGQA, from the coding sequence ATGGACGCAATGACGAAGGATCGAGTCCTCAGGTACAGTGTCGCCGTTTTCAGCACGGTCATCGCGACGTTGCTGAGAATTGAGTTGGACCCCTGGATTGGCGACCGGGTTCCGTTTGGAACCTATCTGCTTTCCGTACTCCTCACGGCGTGGATGGCCGGCACCGGCCCGGCGGTCTTCTCTCTGTTTCTCGGAATCGTTGCGGCTGCGACGTACATCATGCCTCCCCGGCAGGGGATCGAAGTGACCGATCCGGGAGACATGCTCGCCCTCGGGATTTATGCGACGGTTGGAGCGGCGACAATTTCGCTCTTCTACAGCGTGACGCGACAGAATCGTCTGCGCTGCCGCCACGTGGAACAGATCGAGATTCTCTCGGCGGAACTCCAGATCGCCGATCGACGCAAAGACGAATTTCTCGCTCTGCTCGCCCACGAACTCCGCAATCCGCTGGCGCCGATCCGCAACGGACTGGTGATGCTGCAGCAGGGAGAGATGGCGGAAAAGGAACGGAAGACAGTCCTCAAGACGATCTCGCGGCAGCTGAGCCAGCTGGTCCACATTGTCGACGATCTGCTCGACGTGTCCCGGTTCGTGCACGGCAAGATCCGGCTGGAACTCAAGCACATCGACCTGAGAGAGCTTGTCGAATTCGCGCTGGCCCAGGCGAAGCCGTCGATGGAGGAACGTCATCACAGTGTGCAGGTACTCCTGCCCACCGCCAAAGTGATTGTTGAAGGCGACAGCAACCGGCTCGTTCAGATTATCACCAATCTGTTGACCAACGCCGCCAAGTACACGCCTCGCGAAGGCCGCATTCAGGTCATCCTTGAGAAGGGCAAAGACGAAGCGGTCCTCAAAGTCGTCGATAACGGCATCGGGATTTCGACGGAAATGCAGGAGCACGTTTTTCAGCTCTTCACCCGATCCGATGTCGCTGCGCAGCGGGATCAGGGGGGGCTCGGACTCGGACTCCCGATCGCCCGGCAGTTCGCGCTCATGCACGGCGGACGTCTCAACGTCTTCAGCAAAGGAACCGATCAGGGCAGTCGCTTCGAGTTCGGTATCCCGCTGGTTCACATCCCTGAAGGCAACTGCAATCGGATCGAGCCCGATTCGGCGATCAGTTCGCTGTTCCCGAAGCTGCCCAAACAGGATCCCTCAGAATCCGAGATGGATCAGCACAAGGTGTTGATTGTCGATGACAACGTCGACGCCGCCGAAACGATGGCGAGTCTGCTTTCGTTCTACAACTTCACCGCCGAAACCTGTCACGATGGATTCGAGGCGTTACGGATCGCCAAGTCGTTGCGGCCCGATGTCATTCTCCTTGACATCGGCATGCCTGGCATGGATGGCTACGAACTGGCGCGACGCCTTCGACTCGAGTACGTCGATCAACCGCTGACGCTGATCGCGGTGACTGGTTGGGGCGACGCCCAGGACTTGAGGAAGTCGGAAGAAGCGGGCATTGATCATCATCTCGTCAAGCCGGTCGATCCAGATCGGCTGACCGAGCTGATGCGGCTCGCT